The sequence below is a genomic window from Lolium perenne isolate Kyuss_39 chromosome 7, Kyuss_2.0, whole genome shotgun sequence.
CCTTCACCGGCTTCCGATTCCGCTCGTCGGAGGCGCCTGGTTCGCGCTTGGGGCGAACCAGGCGCTGGTGGCCGCGTGGCGTCGACGACTCGCGGATGACGATTCCGCCGCCGCTACGCTCACGGTTGCGGGGCGGGGAAAGAGGCTCCCGTTTCACCGGCGCCATGGTTGGCGCCGACCTGGAGCTCGGCGTCGACCTCGtcgccgatccggaagacgagGAACTGGCAGCCATCTGCCGTGGCTGCCAGCTGCCCCGGCGGCGGCTGGCCGAGGCCCTCGACGGCGGCGGCATTGTCAGCACAGGcgcgttgccgccctcgatgtgctcgatgaCGGCTTCGAGCGTCcggcccggcgcgctccaccaatgCTTGCGTCCGGCGGTGTTGTttcgcggaggcggcggcgggccgtcgtaggaggcgagctcccgctcccaccgccggaggaagtaggagttccacgccgtgtagttgtcAGGGTGGTAGCGTGGCTCGGCGCGCTCCTGGTCCGACAAGGTTAGACGGGCCTCCTCGATGGCAACGTCGAGGGCGTGtccctggggcggcggcgggattggcacgccgcccgcacttagccgccacccgccgccgggaggcctcgtatccggcgggcaggggtaccccgcctggtggaggaagtggccctcccacgcgtggagcgaccggcgggggaagccgttgttggccgcgCCGTCTTCGTTGAACGCCATGGATCTCTGCGAGGGAGCAGTGGTGGAATAGGGTTCGTCTCTGGCGGGGGGTTTCGTCGGTGCTACGCGTCGCAGCGAGTTATGTAGGCGGTGCTGGACTCGGCGATTAAATGCCGCGTGGATGctacgcgtccgcggcgagctgaccggcggcagcctttactgcgcgcggaagacgatgtgtGTGCCGCTGACTGGCCGGGTCCATCTCTGCGGCGAAGCCGAAGCGAAAGCGCGGGAGAGAATTCTCGTCGCttcgcgcgctttcgcttcgtccggagtccccgagcgcgcctcgggggaccggggatggcgtgggctcgccggatggatttaggcccaaatccggggaAAAACGAGGaatcgggggcgcgactgggccgattttcgccgtccggatgagaaAAACGTCCCTCGGGGGCCtcttcggggagacgagtggggatgctctaaggcaAGAAACCATGCCTGAATATTCATTATCAATCATTTGTTGGAGTAGACAACGGGGAGCTTACTGCTAAGTGTGGAATTAGAAATACCAAGCATGCTCAGACCATGAGGCTAAAATAACTAGAAATCACTGGAGTTATTCAAGCCATACCCACAACATAACAGCATTTTCTGCACAAGATTGCTGCTAATCGAACTTGCAGCAGTTCATCTCGTTTTAAGGTAATATGCTAATGAAGTATCTTGTTCATGGAGAAACATTTGAATATCAGAAACAAATGCAGAAAGAATAATGCATTGTGGTACTGTATGCCAACATGATTACAGAAACTACTAGGTTAAACAGAGCAATTGTTAGCATCTCTAAGGATTGTCAAAATTCAACGTGACAATGGAGTAGCTGTCTATTTCTAAAAAAGATCATACAAAAACATTGTAACGAAGAAGAAAGAATTTAAGTCATTCAGAACTTACAAAGGAACAATCTTGCATCCTAGCTCATAAAAGTAAGGGCACCGAATCCTCAAATCAACACAAGCTGCATCAGCTTGGATCTCCTTCCGAGTTCTGCAGCACTATCTGATGTTAAGAGACATCTCAAGTCCAAACATACTACAAAGTACGCAACACAAACCACAGAACTAAGCAATGTGTATTCTACTGAAGAGCACTTTATCAAATTGGCATGTAATTTATTGAGATGAGAATGATAACAAACATAGATCCCTCTCAACAAATTGATGTGTATGGAACAATGTAAATAAAGATTACAATGAAAACCTACTTCTGGGTGAAGCAAGGAGGTACATTTATTGACACCGCTTGTTCTAGACACAGCATCCCGTGTGCAAGCCAGAATGGAAGGTCGACCTTCGCACCCTTTTCAACCTGAACATAGAGAATATAGTCAGTTCTCTTTTTGTCAGAACTACAGATAATGTCCTAATTTCTTTTCAAATTGGTGGTCATTAAAGTGCTCAACACTGAGCATCTAAGTCCCAGTTGGTGTTCATTACAGAATATGACACACCAACAATTAGCTTTAAATTTCAGATCAGTTTTACAGATTAAAATGAAATATTATGTACGATGCATCTCAAGTAAACATCACTTAACTAGTGCACCATATTTGAAAAGGAAATTGTACAATAACAAttggagcagcggaagaattgacAGCATTGACCATTGTTAAGGTAATGAGTGGGTATGGCCTTCCTACACTCAGGTGTTACCCTCATTACCTGTAACACCCATCACCAGGTTTAACATAACACATATATAAACATAAATGCGCAAAAGCCACTGGACTGTTGAATAAACTCATGCACTGCATGATTCACATGCACCGCATAGCACAAGAAACATGTGGAGTATGAACATGAGACATTGCCGCACTAGTAATAGTAAGTCATAGATTGTAGCAGTGCTTAGGATACGTTGTGAATGTCAGTACGGCTGGACTCTAAAGCTGCTGATTCACACTACTAGCTAGTGATGTTGTAGTAGTATAAATAGCACCCCTTGTATCCCTTATCAGAGCACCAAGTAGCAGCAATAAGAGAAGAGAAAATTGCCCCAGCTTCTTGTGTCACTCGTGAAGAGTTCAGTCCTATCTCTAGTGCGTGTGTATCAACTAGCCACAGCCATATTGTGGTTTAGAACtgacatttggtatcagagcattgaGTTTAGCGATCCACCATGGTAGGGAATGGAGACCGTGTTGCTCTCACGCCACCAGGAAAACTTGCCACGCTCGACGACTCAGCACGGGCGTCGCAGGTGGTAGTGCAGAAAGTGGTACGGGCGGCAGGCTCGACACAATTCCCTCCGCTCACACGCTCCAACTACGGAGACTGGGCACTCTTCATGCAGGTCATGCTCGAGGCGCGCAGCCTGTGGTCGGCAATCGAGACAGGCACGGACGAGCGAGAGCTCGACCGTCAAGCGATGGAGGCGCTGCTCTGCGCCGTCCCGCCAGACATGATCTCGACGCTGGGCGTCAAGGCCACGGCGAAGGAAGCCTGGGACACGCTGAAGGCGATTCACGTCGGCAGCGACCGTGTCCGGAAGGCGAAGGCGCAGTCCCTTCGCAAGCAGTACGAGGCGCTGCAGTTCAAGGACGGTGAGGGCGTCGACGCATTCTCAATGCGCCTCACCGGCCTAGTGAGTGCACTAGCCAACCTCGGTGATAATATTCCCGAGGACAAGGTGGTGCTGAAGTTCTTGGCCGTGGTGCCCAAGAAGTACAGCCAGATGGCATGCGCCATCGAGACGTTGCTCGACCTCGAGAACATGACCATCGAGGACCTCACGGGTCGGCTCAAGGTGGTCGAGGAGaggaacgacgtcgacaacaacaCAGGCTCCGGCGGCCAGCTGCTGCTCACGGAGCTAGAGTGGCTCGCACGCTCCAAGCGAGCGCAAAGCGGAGCGTCAAACTACGGCAAGCAAGCACGTGGTCCCGGACGCGGCCCCGACCCACGCAACGGCAAATACAAGCCTAGCGGGAGTGGTGGCAATATCCGGAATGGCTCCACGTCGAAAGCCGCAAAGGACGACAAGTGCCGCTACTGCGGCAAGAAGGGCCACTAGGCACACGAGTGCCGGAAACGGCTGCACGACGAGGGCGAGGCCAACCTCGTTCAGGCCGAAGAGGATGAGGACCCGGGCCTCCTAATGGCGCAGGTCTGCGAGCTGGGTGTCACCCACGACATGACCAGCACCTTGGTGGAGTTGAACGAGGAGCGTACTGAGGCTCACCTCGGCAAGACGGATGGTGAGTGCGATGAGCGCTGGTACCTGGACACCGGTGCGACGAACCACATGACCAGGCACGCCGCTTGCTTCACCGAGCTAGACAAGCGCGTGTCTGGAACGGTCAAGTTCGGCGACGGCTCTGTCGTTGACATCAAGGGTCGAGGCACCGTCATCTTCAGCGACCGCGACGGTGGCCATCGGGCGCTCACAGGCGTCTACTTCATCCCTCGTCTAAAATCAAGCATCGTGAGTCTCGGGCAACTCGACGAGGTCGGCTGCCAGACTCTCATCGAGAATGGCATCTTGACGGTCCGCGACCGCCAACGACGCATCCTTGCATCGGTCAAGCGTGCATCGAACCGCTTGTACCTGTTCAAGCTCACAGTGGCACAACCTGTGTGCCTCTCCGCATGCGTAGGCGGCGACAACGCATGGCGGTGGCACGCAAGGTATGGCCATTTGAATTTCCATGCACTGCGTAAACTTGCGCAAAATGGGATGGTTCGTGGTTTGCCGCAGATCGACCAGGTCGACCAGCTTTGCGACAGCTGCCTGGTCGGCAAGCAACGGTGCTCTCCTTTCCCGGCGAAGGCAAAGTACAAAGCCGAGCACCGCCTCGACTTGGTGCATGGTGATCTTTGTGGCCCGATCACACCTGCCACACCCGGAGGGAAGAAatacttcctcctcctcgtcgacgacCTCACACGGTACATGTGGCTGGTGCTTCTCGGTGCCAAGGATGACGCAGCTACGGCAATCAAGCGTTTTCAGGCTCGGGTGGAGGTGGAGACCGGCCGCAAGCTGCGCACGCTGCGCACCGATCGCGGCGGCGAGTTCACATCGACCGAGTTCTCCGAGTACTGCGCCGACCGTGGCGTACAACGACACCTCACCGCACCCTACTCCCCGCAACAAAATGGCGTCGTCGAGCGCCGCAACCAAACGGTGGTGCAGATGGCCCGGAGCATGATGAAGGCTACACAAATGCCGGGCAGGTTTTGGGGAGAAGCGGTCACGACGGCCGTCTTCATCCTGAACCGTGCCCCGACCAAGTCCGTGGAGGGCAAGACGCCTTACGAGGCCTGGCACGGCGAGCGACCGCCGGTGCACTTCTTCCGCACCTTTGGGTGTGTCGCACATGTGAAGGTGGTGAAGCCCAACCTAAAGAAGTTGGATGACCGCAGCGTGCCCATGGTCTTCATCCTACGAGGACGGCGGGAAGTCTTATCGGGTCTACGACCCTGTAGGCAACCGCGTCCATGTCACCCGCGATGTGGTCTTCGAGGAGTCCGCAAGGTGGAACTGGAGCAAGGACGGTGATGAACCTGTGGTGGACTCTGGTGAGTCTTTCACGGTGGAGTACGTCACCTACAAGGTGCCGTGTGGCCAACACGTGGCACGCAAGGTATGGCCATTTGAATTTCCATGCACTGCGTAAACTTGCGCAAAATGGGATGGTTCGTGGTTTGCCGCAGATCGACCAGGTCGACCAGCTTTGCGACAGCTGCCTGGTCGGCAAGCAACGGTGCTCTCCTTTCCCGGCGAAGGCAAAGTACAGAGCCGAGCACCGCCTCGACTTGGTGCATGGTGATCTTTGTGGCCCGATCACACCTGCCACACCCGGAGGGAAGAAatacttcctcctcctcgtcgacgacCTCACACGGTACATGTGGCTGGTGCTTCTCGGTGCCAAGGATGACGCAGCTACGGCAATCAAGCGTTTTCAGGCTCGGGTGGAGGTGGAGACCGGCCGCAAGCTGCGCACGCTGCGCACCGATCGCGGCGGCGAGTTCACATCGACCGAGTTCTCCGAGTACTGCGCCGACCGTGGCGTACAACGACACCTCACCGCACCCTACTCCCCGCAACAAAATGGCGTCGTCGAGCGCCGCAACCAAACGGTGGTGCAGATGGCCCGGAGCATGATGAAGGCTACACAAATGCCGGGCAGGTTTTGGGGAGAAGCGGTCACGACGGCCGTCTTCATCCTGAACCGTGCCCCGACCAAGTCCGTGGAGGGCAAGACGCCTTACGAGGCCTGGCACGGCGAGCGACCGCCGGTGCACTTCTTCCGCACCTTTGGGTGTGTCGCACATGTGAAGGTGGTGAAGCCCAACCTGAAGAAGTTGGACGACCGCAGCGTGCCCATGGtcttcatcggctacgaggacggCGGGAAGTCTTATCGGGTCTACGACCCTGTAGGCAACCGCGTCCATGTCACCCGCGATGTGGTCTTCGAGGAGTCCGCAAGGTGGAACTGGAGCAAGGACGGTGATGAACCTGTGGTGGACTCTGGTGAGTCTTTCACGGTGGAGTACGTCACCTACAAGGTGCCGTGTGGCCAACACGTTGCACCAGCTGCAGAAGACGGGAGTGACGGGAGTGCACTGCCAAACTCCGCCCCAACAGATGCGCCGAGCACGCCTAGAACATCGGCTCCTACGGCGCGTGTCAGCTTCGTCTCACCGACAAGTGCAGCCATGGCTGCGCTGGATGGCCACGACAATGGCGACGAGCCTCTTCGTTTCCGCACCCTCGACAACATCAACAATGCTGGTGCCGCTCTCGGTCCCGAGACAGAGGAGCTGCAGTTCGTAGCTGCCGATGAGCCCGCCACATTCGTCGAGGCGGAAAAGAGCGAGCCATGGCGGCGCGCGATGCTCGAGGAGATGGCATCCATCGAGGACAACGACACTTGGCGTCTTGTCGACCTCCCTTCCGGCCATCGCCCAATCGGCCTGAAGTGGGTCTTCAAGGTCAAGCGCGACGAGCGCGGCGCCATCATCAAGCACAAGGCGCGCCTTGTTGCGAAAGGCTACGTGCAACGCTATGGAGTCGACACGACGAGGTCTTCGCTcctgtggctcgccttgagtcagtACGCCTCTTGCTCGCACTCGCCGGGCACGAAGGCTGGGCGGTCCATCACATGGATGTCAAGACCGCCTTCCTCAACGGCGACCTCAACGAGGAGGTCTACGTCGACCAACCTCCCGGCTTCAAGGTGGCCGGACAGGAGCATAAGGTGCTCCGCCTCCAAAAGGCATTGTACGGCCTGAAACAGGCCCCACGTGCCTGGAACGCAAAGCTAGACGCGAGACTTACCTTGCTCGGCTTCATGCGTTGTCCGTCCGAGCAGGCGATGTACGCGCGCGGTGATGGCACCTCACGGTTGCTAGTCGGCGTGTACGTTGACGATCTGATCATCACCGGCAAcgacaacaaggaaatcagccggtTCAAGGACGAGATGGCAAGCTCATTCAAGATGAGCGACCTCGGATTACTCACCTTCTATCTGGGTATCGAGGTGCACCAGGACAGCACGGGCATCACCATCAACCAGTCAGCATACGCACTCAAGATACTTGAGAAATGCGGTATGGCCGACTGCAACCCGTCGGTTGTTCCCATGGAGAGCCGCCTCAAGCTGAGCAAGAAGAGCACGGCGCCACCCGCCGACACCACTCTGTACCGGAGTATTGTCGGGAGCTTGCGCTACCTCGTGCACACGCGACCTGACATTGCATATGCTGTTGGGTACGTGAGCCGCTTCATGGAGAATCCCACCACTGAGCACATGTCCGCGGTGAAGCATGTCCTCCGGTACATCGCTGGGACACGGTCCTACGGGTGCCACTACGGGAGGAAGACTACCGATCCCAAGCTGATTGGGTACAACGACAGTGACATGGCCGGCGACGTCGATGACCGGAAGAGCACGACGGGGGTGTTGTTCTTCCTAGGATCGAGCCCCATCACATGGCAGTCACAAAAGCAGAAGGTCATCGCTCTGTCTTCCTGCGAGGCAGAGTACGTCGCGGCCACGACAGCAGCGTGCCAAGGAGTTTGGCTCGCACGCCTTCTCGGCGACATGAACAAGGTTCCGCCTGGTGGCGTGACGCTTCGCATCGACAACAAATCAGCGATCTCCCTCAGCAAAAATCCTGTCTTCCACGATCGCAGTAAGCATATCGAAACCAGATACCACTACATCAGGGAGTGCGTAGAGGACGGGCGGGCTGAAGTGGAGTACGTCAGAACAGAGGACCAGTTGGCTGACATCTTGACAAAGGCACTTGGCCGTATCAAGTTCGAGGAGCTGCATTCCAAGATTGGCATGATCAAGATTCCAGTAAGTGCATGAGCTTAGGGAGTGAATGTTGAATAAACTCATGCACTGCATGATTCACATGCACCGCATAGCACAAGAAACATGTGGAGTATGAACATGAGACATTGCCGCACTAGTAATAGTAAGTCATAGATTGTAGCAGTGCTTAGGATACGTTGTGAATGTCAGTACGGCTGGACTCTAAAGCTGCTGATTCACACTACTAGCTAGTGATGTTGTAGTAGTATAAATAGCACCCCTTGTATCCCTTATCAGAGCACCAAGTAGCAGCAATAAGAGAAGAGAAAATTGCCCCAGCTTCTTGTGTCACTCGTGAAGAGTTCAGTCCTATCTCTAGTGCGTGTGTATCAACTAGCCACAGCCATATTGTGGTTTAGAACTGACATGGACATATGCTTACACTGTTTCTCTCAGCACCAGGATCTAGCAGACCGACGCCATTTGCAGTTACTTGGAAAACTAACAAAATAGGCTGCAATTTTCAGGAGAACATATTCACGCCATCGGTATAAGCATAGACGAAGCATAAGATAAAACGAGCAGATTACCTCCTCCTCCATGAGGATGTCATCAACATCGTAGTAACAAGGCATTCCACCAAGTTGGACAGATCACTGCTGCTTATTCTCGACTCTGCATGAACAATTTGCACAATGCCCATGAGCAGCAATAGGCCAATGAGCACTCACATGCAGCAATTTAAAAATTGTAGCCCGGTGGAGTATAGAGCATCTCCAAGAGGCCCCCTAAACCCCTCCCCCTATCTCCCCATATAGAGGGCCTCCCTCAAAAGACGCCCACCTTAAATTTTCCCTctctccagcagcttcctcaaaccTCACCCCACTATGATCTGATCTTCTATATTTTAAGACATAAATTTGCGTTTCTTATGGCACCACATAGATTTGTTCCTCCTGTATACCCTCCGTTCCATATTAGTTGTCGTTGATTTGGATTTATCTAGAcaatatggaacggagggagtagttcataATAGGTGTACAAATAAGAGCAGTCCCCTCCGTAGCCCTCTTCTTCCTATAGGATTCTTCTCCACCTCTCCTCCTGATTTTCCTACTtcagcttttcttcctcctcaGCATCGCCTCCCTCCCTCTGCGACATTCCTGGAGCTCCCTCTGTCCTCCTACCCGGCCACCGCGCTGACCCTCTCCTCTCTCCGTCCCTCTGCTCACATCGACACCCTGCAGATCCGGCTTGCCGAGCTTGGCGGCGCCGGCCGCGCGTGGTGGCGCCGGCTGTGTGTATGGTTGGGCGGGTGCGGCGGCCCTCGCGTGGAGCCATCGAGGAGATGGTGACATGGTGAGCTCAGGGACAAACCTGACTGGCGGCGGCGATAGCGACGGCGATACGAGTCCGGCGTGGAGGAGTCCGGATCGTGGTGGCGGGATTGAAGCTTCCGGTGGTGGTTGGGTACTAGCTGGGTGAGCGGCGGGCAATGGAGAGACCTTGCAGCCGCGTCCGGTCGGATCGGAGCTTCGGTTGTGCGAGCAAGGGGGAAGGTACGGGATGGTGGAGAGGTGACGCGATTTGGTCAGAGATGTGCTAGGCAAAGAAGCCACGAGAGAATTCAGGCGAGCGGGGAAGCcaatcgccgccgccgtcgccgtcgcgagGGGAGAGGAAAATGGGACTACAGGCGAGGCGAGGCGGGAGTACTGAAAGTTACGCGCCCGATTTTCCGAAACAACTCGTTTTTTTCGGAACAACTCGTATTCCGCGCTTCGGAAGTATACATGGCCAAGATTTCCTCTCTCAGGAGAAAACTAGATACTACTAATATAGTAAAAGCGGAACTTGGCGTGATAATTTTAGAAATTCATTTATGGGATCGAACTTCGGTCGCTGAGGTGCGTCACTACGACCCCAAACCATGGGTTACGTCGTCAATTTCCTCCCTTTTTCACTTTTTAAATAAGAAATATGTCCATAAATTAGAATTATGAAATTGCCAAAAGTAGTACTAACTTGCTAATTCACTAGTGTTACAACATTGTATCGTAGAAGACAAAATATTGTCGTGTCCTTGAAATATTTTCGTGACATGGCAAAACAAGATGGAATAGACACACATAATTCTTCTATGGCTTGTCTTTGCATGCACACCCTTACATGGTTTGTTCATAGGCACGAAGCCGCTTCTGCAATAAAATCTAgaggattttttttttcaaatttaacCGAGCACAAGTTCTAGTGTTTGGACTCGGTAGAAAAAGGTCACCTCAAGTTGGGCTCACATTGTTAGATTTACCTGTTATATTAGGCCGAGACATGAGATCCATTTCTCCCCATGGGCTTCTCCCATGTTCTCTTCTTGCCTAAATCATCTTGGTCCTCCTCCCCAAATAGATCCCAtcgtccttgtcgttctccccaaATCGAGATTGTCATCATTGTCCCCATCTTGCCGCCATGGGAATTTGCTCTCCCACCTTCGCACAGAGGAGTAAGAGTTTAGCTCTCTCCCTCGTCCCAAAATCAGAAATCACCAAAATGAGCTCATCGCTCTCTCGGCCTCGCGGCGAGAGAAGCTTTTGCATGTATTTTTATAAAAGAAATACTCACACGGAAGAAAGTAGTTTTAAAACAACTACCAACTTTTCTTCctcgatttttttttttgttgtagCTTTTTGTTTGCCCTAATTTAACTTGTTTAGCGGCTGTAGCTGTTATTAGTTTTCCTACTTTAAGTATTCATACAAAAAAGTACTTCTCTCAATTTACTCAGCCGTAGTTGTTTCAATAATAATTTCCTTcatattattttattttattaatTACTTTTTATGATAAAATAAAAATGATGGTTATTATTGAAAGAAGGGGTAGTTTTTTTTCTCACTGATCCATGTTACGCTATTTTTTGATTGTTTCAATATTCATCGGGATTTTCTTTCATTGTAAGGAAGACATCCCTGTTTCTATAGATCACTTCCGTTTGATTCAAATAACTTGAAGTAGGAAAACTACTTTTCTATAGATCACTTCCTACTTTAAGTATTCATGCAAATAATTTGAAGACGTCCCTGTTTCTATAGATCACTTCCGTTTGATTCAAATAACTTGTTGGTTAACCTGGATCCGTACTATCATAAAAAAGACACAAATTCCAAAATACTGAAATCTCAAGTAGTCCACTGGAGCAAATCCATTTCCTATTTTTATGATTATGTTTCACGCTAACACTGTCTTCTTCTACAGACAGAAGAAGAACATTTTTTGTTTTCAGATCTAGAAACTAATCAAAGAA
It includes:
- the LOC127301026 gene encoding DNA replication complex GINS protein PSF3 isoform X1 gives rise to the protein MPCYYDVDDILMEEEPILLVFQVTANGVGLLDPGAERNSVEKGAKVDLPFWLAHGMLCLEQAVSINVPPCFTQKTRKEIQADAACVDLRIRCPYFYELGCKIVPLVSDKSIGQFLRYAFTSRYKEILSKSHSSSTMTVPKFASRLTKEETQVFESARESMAAFKRWRVGGARLQKASILGRKRKTKLPDGSSTT